The following DNA comes from Plasmodium vivax chromosome 11, whole genome shotgun sequence.
AAGTTACGTGCCGAAAAACTACGTGGCGAGGAACCGCGTGGCGACCTACCGCGTTACAACCTACCACGTTACGACATACCGCTTTTCGACGCGGGACAAAACGGCAGTGAGGGGTGGAGCCCCTCGGAGGGGGCCTCCAACTGCGAGGGAGAACGAAACAGATTGGCGTCTCCCCAAGTGAAGGGAGTgatcaaaaagggaaaggcagCCACGGTTGAGCAGTTCCAGGAGAAGTTCCCGGAGAAGCTCCCCGGGCAGATCGCTGGGGAGGTACCAACTGCGGGGAGAACAGCAGTAGTTAGGGAAGCAGACCGAATGGTGCCCACAACGGGGAAAACTACTTCTGCGAAAAAGGGCTCCCCCAAAGTGGGTCCCCCAAAAGTGAGCCCCCCCAAAGTGAGCTCCTCCAAAGTGAACCCCTCCAAAGTGGGGTCTCCCCCCGAGCTAAAGAAAAACGATGAGACCCAGATGCAGAGGAGGGTCTCCCCACAAAGCAGCCACACAGCTAGGTTGAAAGAAAGGCAAAAGAAATCGTCCGTCTATGCTTACGACATAGGTACCACTCGGTGGAGCAGCCATTACAACGTACTAGAaccgaaaagggaaaagaaaaaaaacagcatcgttgaatatgttaataattttatgagcaGTGTAGCGACTGATAAGCTAAGTAAAGAAATATCATCTGTGGAGAGTAGCAAGAGGGAAGACCTGGCCACATCTCAAAACACCAGCTCAGATGCATCCGTCCTTGTGGTGAACACGTATAGGAGGAGAAACTACTTCCAAGAGTACATGAATTACTGCAATGAGGCTGACGAGGATGAGGGAGATGGGGAGCAGAGTGACCTCGTGCCGGTGAACAAGGCCCCCCATGTGTACGCCCGGGACGGGAGAAGCGCCCACCAGTGGAAGCGCGAGAATGAAGAGAAAGGAGAGAAGGAGGTGGCGAGCGAAAATCGGTCCACGAACAACCACCTGGTGAAGAGCGAAAATCGGTCCCAGAACAACCACCTGGTGAAGAGCGAAAATCGGTCCACGAACAACGACCTGGTGAACCTGAGCGCGAAAGAGACCAACCGCGTGCTGAGCATCGGCAAGGTCAACAGCAACAACACGACGACGACGACCAACCACAGCGTTGACAGGCGAGACGCCGCAGTTGCCGAAGACAGCGACGGGAAtcaggaggaagagaaggggaggaagaaacggAAGGAGCAGAAGGGAAGCGCTCACGAGTTCGCACAGGCGCTAGCGCAGGGGATAGTGGCAATGGGGAGACGGGACGAAGGGGAGGACCCCGCGAAGGGAGGGAAGagtgaggaggagcagcggcaggaggaggagcagcggcaggaggaggagcagcggcaggaggaggagcagcggcaggaggaggagcagcggcaggaggaggagcagcagcagaagaaggaggaggagacgAAGGAGACGAAGCAGCATCTGCAGGAGGAGCTCGCCCAGCTGAGCGACCACGCGACGGAGAGCGGAGACAGCGTTGTGTACAACTACAACCTGTACAACGCCATCTACGACCTGAACGAGCAATTTTCCAGCGTGGTGAAGAACATGTATTTGGAGAAAGACGCTGGGGGGACACTCGGAGGGACTCCGGAGAATGAAAAAGTGAAgcccaaggggaagaaggaaaaggggaaaaaaggaggtaaCCTTCAGAAGGAAGTGGAGGAGTCGAGCGAAGTGGGTGACAGCGTAGAGGgttgcgaaaaaaggaagcgggAGGAGAAACTCaagagggaggagaagcttaagagggaggagaagaTTAAGAAGAAGGCCAAACGGAAGGAAGAGaaacggaggaggaaggaacTGCTGCTGGAGGAAAAGAGGAGGGTgaaggaaacgaaaaaggaggagaagaaaaaaatgaaagaaatgaaaaaggaggaaaagaggaaaatgaaggaggtggagaaggggaagaagaagaagttgaaggaggtggagaaggcgaaggaggagaagaaggcgaaggaggagaagcaggcgAAGGAGGTGGAGAAGGCCAAGGAGTCGGAGAAGAGGGCGAAGAAGGCCAAGGAGGTCAAGGAGGCGAAGAAGGCCAAGAAGGCGAGGAAGGCAAAACGGGCAGCGGCCAAAGCAGCCGCGAAGGCAGCAGCGGAGCGCGTGGAGGGGAACCTCACGGAGGACTCCTCCAGGAGGGGGGACAACCCCAGCGAAGACACCCAGGCGGACCCCCCCCCAAACAACGACTACAACTTCATCGATGCCACGTCCAGTGACAAGCAGAAGAGGATGTCggcccagggggggaggaccaTTTATGATGAATACATAACTCAGGAGAAGGCCATTAGGGGCATCATCAAGAAGAAGTACATACGGGTAAGTGGCTACGGAGTGTACCGCTTGATCGGGTTGGTGCTGGCGTGGATGGGCTCCTTCGCGTCTGCGCTGCTCGAGGGGGGCGAATCGTTTGGGCGCGCCCTCCAGGCGGCCATCCTCGCGAAAGccgcgtgaaaaaaaaagtgaaaaaaggtGGAAAGCGCGTGCGCTGGCTCTCCCCCGCGGCGTCCCAGCGTCTATGCGGCGGTTTTGCCGCCAAACAGTGCATAACATTTGCTTAGCATTTCTTAGCAGTGCTTAAATTGCTTAACATTTCTTACATTTGCTTAACGTTGCATAACACTGCTCAACACTGCTCAACACCGCTCAACACCGCTTAACACCGCTCAACGCCGCTGCGCGCGGCTCCTCCCCTTCTCGCAGGGCATCCTCACCGTCCGGAGGCACGACTACGGGTTCGTCATGTGCAACGACCTGAAGGTCCACATAAAGTCGAAGAAGGACATGAACAGGGCGATCGACGGGGACGCAGTGGTGATCAAgttgaagagggagaagtggGGAGAGGCCGGCGAGGTTGGAGAGGCCAAGCGGGGGAAAAAGCGCACCGATAGGGAGCACGCGAAGGGGGGAGCCAAGTCATGTACCCGGCCGGAAGAAGTGAATGGAGAGAAGGCCGACGAACCGTCCGGAAAAGTAATCTACATCGAGGAGCACCACGGGTCGAACATCCAGTACGTGTGCATCTTCAgggagaaaatgaaaaagcaaaagttcAGCATGGCCATCccgtttaaaaaaagcatcCCATTCATTAAGGTAGAAAACAAACACATAATTGAATTCATGAAGAGCAGCAACGTCACAGACATAACGAACCAGCTCGtctatataaaaattttccagTGGAACACGAATGAATTGTTCCCAGAAGGGAGAATTGTAGAGCTGCTGGGTCAAAATGACCTGTTTCACAACATGCAAAATGCTATTTTGCTCAActacaatttaaattttaatttgagAGAACCTTTGGAagataactttttaaaaaaattgaagagcaAAGAGATTTTATACAGCGATATTGTGaatgaggaaataaaaaagcggATTGACttgagcaaaaaatgcatcTTCACCATCGATCCGGAAACGGCCAGGGATCTGGATGATGCCATTAACATCAGCagaataagcaaaaaaaaaatcctcaagtgtaatttttacattaaagtCATTCACAATTTGATGGTCCACAATGGGGAAATCGAAGagtccattttgcaaaaaaatctctccttttttgttaaagaggACGATGGTTTTTTCCAGACGTTGAAGGAGAATAAATACATCAAGGAGATGGAAGATATTAAGTacgaaaattttgttaaggataaaatggaggggaaaaagaaaaaaaaaaaaaaaaaaaaattttacatggGGAAAGAGGTTGAGAAGTACCCAGGGGTGGGCAGCCAGAAGGGAAGGCCCAAATCGGACTCCCTCCGGGCGCACCACAACTGTGGCGAGTTCGAAACAGACTCGGGGGTCCTCCTCTCCAGGAGGGGATCTCACAAATCTCACAGATCCCACATATCGCACAGAGGTGTGAGGAAGGGCGAACGGAGAGACGGGGGCGGTCCCCTAGACAGCTGCGGGAACCCCTTCGAGGACTCCTCTGTGTGGGATTCTGGCCGGGGTGGGGAAAACGAGGCGagcgcgcgggggggaagcgatgACGGAGGGgagggaagcggtgagggagaggaagcaaaCGGTGTGGGAGAGGAAGCAAACGGTGTGGGAGAGGAAGCAAACGGTGTGGGAGAGGAAGCAAACGGTGTGGGAGAGGAAGCAAACGGTGTGGGAGAGGAAGCAAACGGTGTGGGAGAGGAAGCAAACGGTGTGGGAGAGGAAGCAAATGTTGAGGGAGATGGCAACGCCTACGGCAACTACCGCCTCGGTGACCCTCGCCGTGATGGCGCGACCCCCCCCGGCAAGCTGGCCAAGTACCAGCACATCTTTAAAAAGTACCTGAACGAAGACATAGGGAGGGACGTGCTGAGCAGCCACGACCTCTTCTGCGAAAAATGCAAGAGGAACATCACCCTGaaggaaataataaaagaaatgaccgaaaagaagtggaagaggtaTAACTTGTTCGAAGTGGGAGTGCACATCACAGACGTGGCCTTTTTCATTAAAGAGAATTCCTCCCTGGATATCGATGCGCGGAATAGAGCCATGACCATTTACCTAACGCACACATGCTTCCCCATGATTTCCAGAATTTTAAGTGAGTCTCTGTGTAGCCTGGACCCGATTAGCAGCCGCTTAtgtttgtcaatttttttttacatggaCAGTGCAGGCAGAATTGACCACAATTCGTTCTTCATCAAGGAGAGCATAATAAACAGCAAGGTGAGGTTTACCTATGAGGAGGTGTATTTGCTTGTGAAGACCTATGGCAAATTGAGAAAGGTGATTAACCGTTTGATGAAGGAGCAACGGAGTAGGAGCGGCTCGCGCGTTTTGGCAGTCCCCGCGGGGGGCAAGCGCCCGGAGGGAGGAGCGATTGGAGAGCCGCTCAACCTTGAGGAGCACCTTGTGCCCATCTCGCCCATCTCTCCCATCGCTCCCATCGCAACTGAGAAGGAGCAAGCTGGCCAAAAGAGCAGCCTGTATAGGAAGTTCCTCAACCTGCACTTCTActcgaaaaagaagaagagcgcCAGCGGGGAGTGCGAAGGCGCCTCGTGCGAGAAGGCCGCCCAGGGGAGCGGCAGCAAGGGGAGCGGCATCAACGGGGTCAACCACATGGTTCCCACCGCCAGCAATGACATGCTTCCCACCGCCAGCAGTAATGTGCTGCTTAACGGAAGCAATAACGCGCTGCCCCCCGCGGCGAAGCAGCAAATCCTGCAGCACGGAGAAGTGAAGAGGGGAGTGAAGGCCATCCTCAAAATCTTCCAAAGCCTAAACAACAGGAACTACAAGCTGTCCTACAGGAAGATCTTCCACATTGTGAAAAATCTGTACTACATGCATAAGGTTACCAAGCGGGCAAGAGTCATTCGGAAGAATAATGGCTCGCTCCTCTTCAACAACGATAAGATGAATATCATCCTCTCCAGCACATGTACCCCCATCGCaattgtgaagaagaaatttaCCTTTGCAAATTACCTAGTGGAGGAACTCATGCTAAGTGCCAACAAGCTGGTAGCCATCCGCCAGTACTTTAGCAAATATAGGGACCTCTCCGTTTTTAGGTGCCATAGTATGGATAATATAATAGAGACAAGTGACATCATTGAGGTTTTAGAGAAGCATGGGATTTATTTGCAAGTGTCCGATTTGaggcatattttaaaatttcttgaTGAGGCTAGAAGTGTTATTAAACAGAAGAGTAGAA
Coding sequences within:
- a CDS encoding hypothetical protein, conserved (encoded by transcript PVX_113905A) — its product is MNSNRNKTFHKKLKNKRVIKEFSYVSFKKEIAKLYEKEKDFFKQMHNGTLSSEDVVKRQVKRQEEGQEKGQEKRKTKGQSTQQLGDTQDLSTEQREGGTPSDCIGLVVKARKGHVTPRLRRKSAKREEATKGKDPKGGVTGRVDALRAPSVGDRDTESFHSCSMEKPPVEKAKVGKGEQSKKLQNVQPLQKLQKLQNVQPLEPLQNMQVGPPEEKEVIRQVLQIIITKKKITEIVKNHFDENKIKFISTRMIKYILKKAEKNVDFQMIKILLVQNVDKKNIEGTINTKGKRKLFKKYIFSKQKVRAIEYVLLHIAQMDEDHFVFRESYEELDISSDEYLLCVEAVCVYLTQNVQKDKANYAKYLAIHRHVRELLRGNSSAYESASSRSAQGIMGVDSQGDEDSQSVKQKKKKKKKKSKNAIEAEEDMAPLRADEGDSDAAEGGGPTKSSMDRSSTVKSSTAKSSIEKSSTAKSSTAKSSVEKSSTVKAPHLPEAPREGSEQLLKMVNEEMKKRDREIDTLKRSLELIEKDVKLLLRRSDVRIDSVGDSLEASRRSPSSFCSAEKSAERLAAKLAAKSAAKPAAKSSAHPPAAIPICKEDVTSFRHKAFVLMNLLSEHLTEKEAKTGESAKGQTEGEPLALNYLNGEIDRLIGIMTRGDKSRGEKLRAEKLRGEEPRGDLPRYNLPRYDIPLFDAGQNGSEGWSPSEGASNCEGERNRLASPQVKGVIKKGKAATVEQFQEKFPEKLPGQIAGEVPTAGRTAVVREADRMVPTTGKTTSAKKGSPKVGPPKVSPPKVSSSKVNPSKVGSPPELKKNDETQMQRRVSPQSSHTARLKERQKKSSVYAYDIGTTRWSSHYNVLEPKREKKKNSIVEYVNNFMSSVATDKLSKEISSVESSKREDLATSQNTSSDASVLVVNTYRRRNYFQEYMNYCNEADEDEGDGEQSDLVPVNKAPHVYARDGRSAHQWKRENEEKGEKEVASENRSTNNHLVKSENRSQNNHLVKSENRSTNNDLVNLSAKETNRVLSIGKVNSNNTTTTTNHSVDRRDAAVAEDSDGNQEEEKGRKKRKEQKGSAHEFAQALAQGIVAMGRRDEGEDPAKGGKSEEEQRQEEEQRQEEEQRQEEEQRQEEEQRQEEEQQQKKEEETKETKQHLQEELAQLSDHATESGDSVVYNYNLYNAIYDLNEQFSSVVKNMYLEKDAGGTLGGTPENEKVKPKGKKEKGKKGGNLQKEVEESSEVGDSVEGCEKRKREEKLKREEKLKREEKIKKKAKRKEEKRRRKELLLEEKRRVKETKKEEKKKMKEMKKEEKRKMKEVEKGKKKKLKEVEKAKEEKKAKEEKQAKEVEKAKESEKRAKKAKEVKEAKKAKKARKAKRAAAKAAAKAAAERVEGNLTEDSSRRGDNPSEDTQADPPPNNDYNFIDATSSDKQKRMSAQGGRTIYDEYITQEKAIRGIIKKKYIRGILTVRRHDYGFVMCNDLKVHIKSKKDMNRAIDGDAVVIKLKREKWGEAGEVGEAKRGKKRTDREHAKGGAKSCTRPEEVNGEKADEPSGKVIYIEEHHGSNIQYVCIFREKMKKQKFSMAIPFKKSIPFIKVENKHIIEFMKSSNVTDITNQLVYIKIFQWNTNELFPEGRIVELLGQNDLFHNMQNAILLNYNLNFNLREPLEDNFLKKLKSKEILYSDIVNEEIKKRIDLSKKCIFTIDPETARDLDDAINISRISKKKILKCNFYIKVIHNLMVHNGEIEESILQKNLSFFVKEDDGFFQTLKENKYIKEMEDIKYENFVKDKMEGKKKKKKKKKFYMGKEVEKYPGVGSQKGRPKSDSLRAHHNCGEFETDSGVLLSRRGSHKSHRSHISHRGVRKGERRDGGGPLDSCGNPFEDSSVWDSGRGGENEASARGGSDDGGEGSGEGEEANGVGEEANGVGEEANGVGEEANGVGEEANGVGEEANGVGEEANGVGEEANVEGDGNAYGNYRLGDPRRDGATPPGKLAKYQHIFKKYLNEDIGRDVLSSHDLFCEKCKRNITLKEIIKEMTEKKWKRYNLFEVGVHITDVAFFIKENSSLDIDARNRAMTIYLTHTCFPMISRILSESLCSLDPISSRLCLSIFFYMDSAGRIDHNSFFIKESIINSKVRFTYEEVYLLVKTYGKLRKVINRLMKEQRSRSGSRVLAVPAGGKRPEGGAIGEPLNLEEHLVPISPISPIAPIATEKEQAGQKSSLYRKFLNLHFYSKKKKSASGECEGASCEKAAQGSGSKGSGINGVNHMVPTASNDMLPTASSNVLLNGSNNALPPAAKQQILQHGEVKRGVKAILKIFQSLNNRNYKLSYRKIFHIVKNLYYMHKVTKRARVIRKNNGSLLFNNDKMNIILSSTCTPIAIVKKKFTFANYLVEELMLSANKLVAIRQYFSKYRDLSVFRCHSMDNIIETSDIIEVLEKHGIYLQVSDLRHILKFLDEARSVIKQKSRNISDIVCAYAKKKMMRAEYHTFKHIKDNHMSTYHYALSFLLYTHFTSPIRRYPDILVHRVMKKIISDENKLSAQLSTRQEILAARDTSDVGIIEKICENCNNCKTKSKWAQIDCEIAFFCLYLQKRDHPGYNRGIIMDIYREKASIFFKSFSFENSLYYSGYEKHISKMNKSHQEYLSNYVIQANMAKQELTLHVYSANKRKVIMRRVYKRFDYIPLYFFPLNTMPPSYFLAVAIDK